One stretch of Candidatus Eisenbacteria bacterium DNA includes these proteins:
- a CDS encoding NAD(P)(+) transhydrogenase (Re/Si-specific) subunit beta — translation MTSVIQNLGYLLASILFILGLKGLAHPRTAVRANRMGALGMLVAIVVTLVNKGMSYEYIIAGIVVGGIIGTVMAIRTPMTGMPQMVALLNGFGGLASALVGGAALVELEVDPGALHASLTQVSLAIGASALIGAVTLTGSLIAFAKLQEIMTGNAILYPGQQIVKALLGAACIVLVAMIVANPANHLLYLVLCLVAAVLGVLLVIPIGGADMPVVIALLNSYSGLAAAATGFVLSNNVLIIAGSLVGASGVILTMIMCKAMNRSLANVLFGTWGAAGEGAKGAGMEIYEGKVKSTSADELAMILDGVTKVVFVPGYGLAVAQAQHATRDLANVLKERGIDVKYAIHPVAGRMPGHMNVLLAEADVPYDELIEMDVINSQLPQTDVAIVLGANDVVNPVARDDPHSPIAGMPILDVDKCKTVVVVKRSLSHGFAGIPNPLFAMPNALMYFADAKKALLDTIAALKEQ, via the coding sequence CTGACTAGCGTCATCCAGAATCTCGGGTATCTGCTCGCCTCGATCCTCTTCATCCTCGGCCTGAAGGGGCTCGCGCACCCTAGAACCGCCGTGCGGGCGAACCGCATGGGCGCCCTCGGCATGCTCGTCGCGATCGTCGTGACCCTCGTGAACAAGGGGATGAGCTACGAGTACATCATCGCCGGAATCGTCGTCGGCGGGATCATTGGAACGGTCATGGCGATCAGGACCCCCATGACCGGCATGCCGCAGATGGTCGCGCTCCTCAACGGGTTCGGAGGTCTCGCCTCGGCGCTCGTCGGCGGCGCCGCCCTCGTCGAGCTCGAGGTGGATCCCGGCGCCCTGCACGCGTCGTTGACCCAGGTCTCCCTCGCGATCGGCGCCTCCGCGCTCATCGGCGCGGTGACGCTCACCGGGAGCCTCATCGCCTTCGCGAAGCTCCAAGAGATCATGACGGGGAACGCCATCCTCTACCCCGGCCAGCAGATCGTGAAGGCGCTTCTCGGGGCGGCTTGCATCGTTCTCGTTGCGATGATCGTGGCGAACCCGGCGAACCACCTTCTCTACCTCGTGCTCTGCCTCGTCGCGGCCGTTCTCGGGGTCCTTCTCGTGATCCCGATCGGCGGGGCGGACATGCCGGTCGTGATCGCGCTCCTCAACTCCTACTCCGGCCTCGCAGCGGCGGCGACAGGCTTTGTCCTCTCGAACAACGTGCTCATCATCGCCGGCTCCTTGGTCGGCGCCTCGGGCGTCATCCTCACGATGATCATGTGCAAGGCGATGAACCGCTCGCTCGCGAACGTCCTCTTCGGAACGTGGGGCGCGGCGGGCGAGGGGGCGAAAGGCGCCGGCATGGAGATCTACGAGGGGAAGGTGAAGAGCACGTCCGCCGACGAGCTCGCGATGATCCTCGACGGCGTGACCAAGGTCGTGTTCGTGCCGGGCTACGGCCTCGCGGTCGCGCAAGCGCAGCACGCCACGCGGGACCTCGCCAACGTGCTCAAGGAGCGCGGCATCGACGTGAAGTACGCGATCCATCCGGTCGCGGGCCGGATGCCGGGCCACATGAACGTGCTCCTCGCCGAGGCGGACGTTCCCTACGACGAGCTGATCGAGATGGACGTGATCAACTCGCAGCTCCCGCAGACCGACGTCGCGATCGTGCTCGGCGCGAACGATGTGGTGAACCCGGTCGCCCGGGACGATCCCCACAGCCCGATCGCCGGCATGCCGATTCTCGACGTCGACAAGTGCAAGACGGTCGTCGTCGTAAAGCGCTCGCTCTCGCACGGGTTTGCGGGGATCCCGAACCCGCTCTTCGCGATGCCGAACGCGCTGATGTACTTCGCCGACGCGAAGAAAGCGCTTCTCGACACGATCGCCGCGCTCAAGGAGCAGTAG
- a CDS encoding NAD(P) transhydrogenase subunit alpha codes for MDPISVLVLLLTIFVLAIFVGFEIITKVPPTLHTPLMSGSNAISGITVIGAILSAGLQHSALTAWLGFGAIVFAMINVAGGFVVTDRMLSMFKKKD; via the coding sequence ATGGATCCGATCTCCGTGCTGGTTCTCCTGCTGACGATCTTCGTGCTCGCGATCTTCGTGGGCTTCGAGATCATCACCAAGGTACCGCCCACTCTCCACACGCCGCTCATGTCCGGGTCGAACGCGATCTCGGGGATCACGGTCATCGGGGCGATCCTCTCCGCCGGCCTGCAGCACTCGGCGTTGACCGCGTGGCTCGGATTCGGTGCGATCGTCTTCGCGATGATCAACGTGGCGGGCGGGTTCGTGGTCACCGACCGCATGCTCTCCATGTTCAAGAAGAAGGACTGA